The segment CTTTCTCAGGGGTTTCCCTGAGAGCACTGTCAGGGGCAGGCCCACAGTAGGAAGCCCAGACTCGGCTGAGGAGGCCCCGAGGGCGCCCACTGCAGCTGATAGCCCTCGGGCCGGCTGGCGactggcccctccccaggccggGTGTCTGCTGCAGACTGAGGGCCCCGTGGGAGGTGGGACGGCTCCAGGGGACGCGGCTGCCAGTCTGGATGCTGGCCCCTGTGAAAGGAAACGAGTCTCGGCCTGAGGGGCACCGGGGTGGGGCCGAGACCCAGCACGCGCACAGGATGCAGGAACCGGAGGCTCCAGCCAGAGGCGGGAAccgcccggggtggggtggggggtcctgtgGGGGGATCAGCCCCCACACGGGGCCCGAGTCAAGGGACACCTGCAGAACCCCAGAGGAAGTGGGTGGGGTGCGCTGGAGAtgggggaggtggaggtggtgcACGCCTAGGGGACTGGGCCCTGCCCTCCGTGAGACGGTTCAAGTGTTCTGGAGTGTTCTGGAGCGTTCCAGAGTGCTCCCCACTTCGGCTGTGTTCCAGCGCCACACACACGTTCCACACCTCAGTAAGCAGCTGTGCTGCTGTGACCCTGAGCTGTGCCCCCCACAGTGTGAcacccccgcaccctccccccacGCCATGCTGGACGGGGTTCCAGACGCGTGGGCAGCgtggggagcagggaaggggaaCTGGGCCCTGGATGGACTCcagccgccctccccgccctcccccgccggcTTCCGCTGTCACCCTGAAACCCAGCCCGCAGCCCCCACTTCCTGCACCCACGGGACTGTCTGGACCCCAGCTGGGCCCGGGTCCTGGGGGGTGAGCGAGCACCGGGCCAGGGGGTGAGGGGCCTTCCTGTCCCCAGCAGGCCGACAGACCAGTCCGGACACTTCAGCCCAGCAAGGACTGGCAAGGCCCCGAAGGCTCCCCCAAGGCAGCCCGGGGTCCCGGGGTCCAGTGAGGCGTCCAGGTGGGGCCTGCGGGAGGCAGGCCGGTGCTGCCTGTCTGAGCTCTGAGGAGAGCCGAGTGCGAGGGAGACGGTGACCCAGAGGCGAGTGTGGCCACAAGGGGGTCCCAGTGAACCTGCTGCCGCCCAGGGCAGCTCCCAGAGCAGCGACGGTGCCCCGCCTTCCCGGAGCCGCTGGTGCTGTGCCCTACCACCCGTCAGGGCGGCACCTCGGGCCAACAGACAGCATCGGGGGACGAGGGgtcacgaggggctggagtgatggtgcaGTGGGGCGGGCGCTACCCACACTCGGCGAACCCAGACCcgaccccggcaccccacagggtcgctgagcaccatcaggagtgagccccgagcacagagccaggagtcaccccgagCCCAACGGTCGCCTTGACCACCAGCAGCCGGTCAGGCTCACCAGCCCCTTCAGGCCGGGCAAGTCCCCGGGTGAGCAGCAAGTGGCCAGTGAGAGGCCGGTCGGTGACACATGGCTCTGCGCAGCTGGGGACGAGCACCCATGCGGGAGCCCGGAGGGGCAGGCCCatcaccgcccccgccccagcacatGTAGGGTGTGGGCGGGACACGGGGCGGCACGAGGCCCATCGCCTACGTGGCCAGTGGCAGTTCTGGGGCTCCCGAGGGCCAGAGGTGATGGAGGGCGGAGGCCTGGGCCTCGCGAGCACAGACACGGGCGAAGGCTCAGCTCTTTATTGTCCCTCCCCGCGGGCAGTGTGGGGGGACTGGCTGCCCCCCGAGTGCCCCCTCCCCGGCGCGGGTCACTTGCGGGTGAGCTCCAGCACCTTCCGCACCATGGCGCCGATGCCGTCGTGGATGTGGTGCAGCGccgtctcacacatgaaggcagGCGTGGTCACCACCTTGTTCTTCTGGTCCACATGGGCTTCGTGTGCGTGTTAGGGAAGCAGCCAGCCACATGCCCGCTGTGCCCGCGCCCCCGGCACACCAGCCCCCACGCCCTCCGCGCCCTCATCATCCCCTGACGTCCCCTGACGCGGGGCCAGGGCTGCCGCGGCTGCCCAGCCCCAACCCAAGAGGAACCGTGCACGAAAGCCACAGCCCCagctggccccgccctgccctggcccgCACTGCCCACAAGGATATGGTCACCTCCTTCACACAGTGCTTGGCACCCAGTGCTTTGATGGCCTCTGCAGTGCCAGCGTATGGCCACTTGCCCCCTTCCTCCTGCTCGTGGCCCACGGTGACCTCCACGGCGCCCAGCACCTTGGCGGCGAGGACGGGCGCGATACAGcacaggctggggggggcgggcgggtcAGGCTGGGCGGCAGCTGAAACGGGACTTGCCTGACCGCGgggccctgagcagaggcaggagcgaGCCCCGAGGGCTGGGCTGacgcggagggggcgggggggggggcaggaggaaggtgGGCGGTGGCCCTGAGGCGCCCCATGCGGCCAAGCAGCTCTGCCCAGACCCGGCCCCCTACCCGATGGGCTTGCCGGCCTTGTGGAAGTCCCTGAGGACGCGCTCCACATCCCTGTGCACGGTGCAGTCCTTGCCGTCCACGGCGAAGCTGCTCCTGAGGGAGAGGGTGGCTGCTGGGGCCCTCGGCAGGCGCCAGgcacagggcggggcggggcgggcctcaCCCTGATACACACTCGGCCACCCGCCCATCCGAGGGGACTGGCCGGAGGCCTTGGGCCACCCATGCCGGTCAGCCAGCGCCAGAGCTGGTGGCTACAGTCACACAGCGCCGAGCAGGGGGGTCTCCCGCACGCCCACCActgcagggaggaggcggagggaggcaggggtggaCACCAGGCCAAGGCCGTCAGCGCTCGGGGGCCCGGCCATCTGTCCCGGCCTCCCCAAGGCAGGTGGGGTGcaggtgggtgctgggggtcataCAGCTGACTGAGAGGGCAGGGGTCCGGGGTGAGGCCAGctgggaggcccagggctggggagacggtgCTCAGTGAGGGGAGGACGCAGCTGCTGGGGGCGctgggtgaggggggcagggctgTGAGAGAGGCGGGCAGTGCTACGGGCagccgggctgggcagggcaggcgcCTGCCTCCTGGGTGACCGCCAGGACCAGGGCAGCTGTCCCCACACAACCGTGCCCGAGCCCCGGAGTGCCCCAAGCGGACAGCTGGGTCACTGCGGTGAGGAAGGAGCCTGGGAGAGGACCAGAAACTAGCGAGGCCCAAAGCCTCATCGCGTCGCAGCGCCCCCCAGGGGCCGGAACAGGACTCACAGGTTCTTGGCGGCGCCGAAGCCTCCCGGGAAGATGACCGCGTCCAGGTTGGCCACGCTGAGCTGCGCCAGGT is part of the Sorex araneus isolate mSorAra2 chromosome 2, mSorAra2.pri, whole genome shotgun sequence genome and harbors:
- the GATD3 gene encoding glutamine amidotransferase-like class 1 domain-containing protein 3, mitochondrial; this encodes MATLRALVASRLAASAAFAPSCGRASAPRAPLHVSASRPGPRVGLVLSGCGVYDGTEIHEASAVLVHLSRAGADVHIFAPSIPQMHVIDHTQGQPAEKETRNVLTESARIARGKISDLAQLSVANLDAVIFPGGFGAAKNLSSFAVDGKDCTVHRDVERVLRDFHKAGKPIGLCCIAPVLAAKVLGAVEVTVGHEQEEGGKWPYAGTAEAIKALGAKHCVKEVTEAHVDQKNKVVTTPAFMCETALHHIHDGIGAMVRKVLELTRK